A genomic region of Criblamydia sequanensis CRIB-18 contains the following coding sequences:
- a CDS encoding response regulator — translation MNKKLKRVLSVDDDEDIRTIISMALEIGGYEVRTCSSGEQAVDSSIAFKPDLILLDVMMPGLDGPETLKKLLSTPETSKIPIVFMTAKSQSFEIVELKQMGAFDAITKPFDPMTLPKLINDIWERYTKT, via the coding sequence ATGAATAAAAAACTAAAGAGAGTCTTATCAGTTGATGATGACGAAGATATCCGAACGATCATTTCCATGGCTTTAGAAATCGGCGGGTATGAAGTTCGTACTTGTTCGTCAGGTGAACAAGCCGTTGATTCTTCAATAGCCTTTAAACCCGATTTAATTTTGCTTGACGTTATGATGCCGGGCCTTGATGGTCCGGAAACACTAAAAAAATTGCTTTCAACTCCTGAAACTTCTAAAATCCCGATTGTTTTCATGACGGCTAAATCTCAATCTTTTGAAATCGTAGAGCTCAAACAAATGGGAGCTTTTGATGCGATTACAAAGCCGTTTGACCCGATGACCTTGCCTAAATTAATCAATGATATTTGGGAAAGGTATACTAAAACCTAA
- a CDS encoding class I SAM-dependent methyltransferase, which produces MSSESQLKGFERQKRNKQTANYWSWVAKRKELGYWDIPGWKKHQNLLASRNPDQDWLDVCFSKISKSPPKTALSLGSGSGSLERILLERGYVQEVYGCDISPDLVQISQDEAKKLNLKAQYFVADLNDPVFNCPKVDLVIAAGILHHVEELERLFLEIKKILKEGGHFIVYDYVGPSRFQWRENQIKRCNEWIEKLPKNYLKKKGYPWYYTVSKIIFNSIPFSHSEKLPPFLSKWFGERVGAQVKRLQQASLTLNKVVPPPVEQFLVTDPSEAIRSEDILKLASQVFKIEELIPQGGTLAQPLFGRIVANFLKGEEGKVWASKILDDERLEIEKGNLESDLVAFIAKID; this is translated from the coding sequence ATGAGTAGCGAAAGCCAATTGAAGGGGTTCGAAAGACAAAAGAGAAATAAACAAACGGCGAATTATTGGTCTTGGGTCGCAAAACGAAAAGAACTTGGATACTGGGATATCCCCGGTTGGAAGAAGCATCAAAATTTACTCGCTTCAAGAAATCCTGATCAAGACTGGCTAGACGTTTGCTTTAGCAAAATTTCAAAATCCCCCCCAAAAACTGCCCTATCTTTAGGCTCAGGCAGCGGTTCTTTAGAGAGAATTCTCCTGGAAAGAGGGTATGTTCAAGAAGTTTACGGCTGTGATATTAGCCCTGATTTGGTGCAAATTTCCCAAGACGAAGCAAAAAAATTGAATTTAAAGGCCCAATATTTTGTCGCCGATTTAAATGATCCTGTCTTTAATTGTCCAAAAGTTGATCTTGTGATAGCTGCCGGCATTCTACATCATGTTGAAGAATTGGAACGTCTTTTTCTTGAGATTAAAAAAATATTAAAGGAGGGAGGACATTTTATAGTTTATGATTATGTGGGCCCTTCACGGTTTCAGTGGAGAGAGAATCAGATAAAGCGATGCAATGAATGGATAGAAAAGCTTCCTAAGAATTATTTAAAGAAGAAAGGGTATCCGTGGTATTACACCGTATCGAAAATAATTTTTAATTCCATCCCCTTTTCCCATTCCGAAAAGCTTCCCCCCTTTCTTTCAAAATGGTTTGGAGAAAGGGTCGGGGCGCAAGTCAAAAGACTTCAACAAGCAAGCCTTACTTTAAATAAAGTCGTTCCTCCTCCGGTAGAGCAGTTTTTAGTGACAGATCCCTCAGAAGCGATCCGATCTGAAGATATTTTAAAGTTGGCGTCGCAGGTTTTTAAAATAGAGGAGCTTATTCCACAAGGGGGGACATTGGCGCAGCCTTTATTTGGCAGAATTGTGGCCAATTTTTTAAAGGGGGAGGAAGGAAAGGTTTGGGCTTCGAAAATCCTAGATGACGAGCGTTTAGAAATAGAGAAGGGGAATCTGGAAAGTGATTTAGTTGCTTTTATAGCAAAAATTGATTAA
- a CDS encoding DMT family transporter, whose product MFIKPVLYSITACLFWGLIFIVPLPLSNFSPFDIVLGRYFCFGVLSVCFFCAHFLQNKKKNHFRYWKEAILSALVMNIFYFTFLNLGLRYSSPSFIALLVGSAPIVISFLMYLKNKEGKSETLLLTAGAVFLGLIIVNAEGFYNEWENLSLFDFSLGILFGTLALGTWSWYVIFNTEFLKKNQDITASEWTHNIGIMTFLITLVIGSFRMFFLSEEDKILFSNEGISFFIGVFTLGFFCSTVAFTLWNVASKKLSASLSGQIAILETVFGLLFIYIYYNKLPTVFEVIGILLIIGAVYKALQTGEGKKEPVL is encoded by the coding sequence ATGTTTATCAAACCGGTTCTTTATAGTATTACAGCCTGCTTGTTTTGGGGCTTGATTTTTATCGTTCCTTTGCCGCTTTCAAATTTTTCTCCCTTTGATATTGTCCTTGGAAGGTATTTTTGTTTTGGCGTTCTCTCAGTTTGTTTTTTTTGCGCGCATTTTCTCCAAAACAAGAAAAAAAATCATTTCCGATACTGGAAGGAAGCCATCCTTTCAGCTTTGGTCATGAATATTTTCTATTTTACATTTTTAAACTTGGGACTTCGTTATTCCTCACCCTCTTTTATCGCCCTTCTTGTCGGTTCAGCGCCCATTGTGATTTCATTTTTAATGTATTTAAAGAACAAAGAAGGGAAAAGCGAAACGCTTCTCTTAACAGCAGGAGCTGTTTTTTTAGGACTAATTATTGTAAATGCGGAAGGGTTCTATAACGAGTGGGAGAACCTTTCTCTTTTTGACTTTTCACTCGGCATTCTTTTTGGAACGCTAGCCTTGGGCACATGGTCTTGGTATGTTATTTTTAACACAGAATTTCTAAAGAAAAACCAAGATATCACGGCTAGCGAGTGGACCCATAATATTGGAATAATGACCTTCCTGATCACCCTCGTGATAGGCTCTTTCAGGATGTTCTTTCTTAGCGAGGAAGATAAGATTTTATTTTCAAATGAGGGGATTTCATTTTTCATAGGAGTTTTTACATTAGGTTTTTTTTGCTCGACAGTCGCTTTTACTTTATGGAATGTAGCAAGCAAAAAGCTTTCGGCTTCTTTATCCGGCCAAATTGCCATATTAGAAACCGTTTTTGGACTATTATTTATCTACATTTACTATAATAAGTTACCAACGGTTTTCGAGGTGATAGGAATTCTTCTCATCATAGGAGCAGTTTATAAGGCTCTTCAAACAGGTGAAGGCAAGAAAGAACCGGTTCTTTAA
- a CDS encoding sodium:solute symporter family protein, whose protein sequence is MNISIFIFCIFLLQFVCFWVSRKSFEALATKEDYFLAGRALRFFPLAMTFIATQVGGGLVLGASEEAYQFGWTVLLYPLGASLGLFLLGSSIGMRLASFPVTTVAQIFETAYGSKRLKEIASFLSVLSLFMIFVAQLIASKKLMVMLGVESNLLFILFWAIVISYTAMGGFKAVVATDMVQASFFIVIFIIAFLASFFGKAAPLLNEGLLPEANLTGASKLLGWIFMPLLFMLIEQDMAQRCFAAASPKVIRKASLFAALSTFLISLIPIYFGTLAREIGVAPKENGSILVEMIQLTTNPWITALAGAAILAAIISTADSLINAITSNLSQDFEIFAKKFENLKFSKITTALLASLGLFISFYFDNIVDLLIQSYELSVYCLFIPILMALFKPRGNKLSAALAILFGALAFVFCKIIAIPFLPKEIACLFSSSIGFLIGEYLSSLKKEAIKIG, encoded by the coding sequence ATGAATATCTCAATTTTTATATTTTGTATTTTTTTGCTTCAATTTGTTTGCTTTTGGGTGAGTCGAAAATCTTTTGAAGCCCTTGCAACTAAAGAAGACTATTTTTTAGCAGGGAGGGCCTTACGTTTTTTTCCGCTAGCCATGACCTTCATTGCCACCCAAGTCGGCGGCGGTCTTGTATTAGGCGCCTCAGAGGAAGCCTATCAGTTTGGATGGACTGTTCTATTGTATCCCTTGGGGGCAAGTCTCGGACTTTTTCTTTTGGGCTCATCTATTGGTATGCGATTAGCCTCCTTTCCTGTCACAACGGTCGCTCAAATTTTTGAAACGGCCTATGGATCAAAGCGATTAAAAGAAATTGCCTCTTTTCTTTCCGTTCTATCTCTTTTCATGATTTTTGTAGCTCAACTTATCGCTTCAAAAAAATTAATGGTGATGCTTGGTGTCGAGAGCAATCTTCTTTTTATTCTCTTTTGGGCAATTGTAATCTCTTACACAGCCATGGGGGGTTTTAAAGCAGTTGTTGCAACCGATATGGTGCAAGCGTCTTTTTTTATTGTGATCTTTATTATAGCGTTTCTCGCCTCTTTTTTCGGAAAAGCCGCCCCCCTTTTAAATGAAGGCCTGCTTCCGGAAGCTAATCTCACCGGGGCCTCAAAGCTTCTCGGATGGATTTTTATGCCGCTTCTTTTCATGCTGATTGAACAAGATATGGCGCAAAGATGTTTTGCGGCTGCTTCGCCAAAAGTAATTCGTAAAGCAAGTTTATTTGCAGCTCTTTCAACCTTTTTGATTAGCTTGATTCCGATTTACTTTGGAACTTTAGCAAGGGAAATTGGGGTCGCTCCAAAAGAGAATGGCAGTATTCTTGTAGAAATGATTCAGCTTACAACAAACCCTTGGATTACAGCCCTAGCAGGGGCTGCTATCCTGGCAGCTATTATTTCAACCGCCGATTCCCTAATAAATGCCATCACATCAAATCTCTCTCAAGACTTTGAAATTTTTGCGAAAAAATTTGAAAACCTAAAGTTTTCAAAAATAACGACCGCTTTGCTTGCAAGCCTTGGGCTTTTCATTTCATTTTACTTTGATAATATTGTAGATCTTTTAATCCAAAGCTATGAATTATCTGTGTATTGCTTGTTTATCCCAATTCTTATGGCTTTATTTAAGCCGAGAGGTAATAAGTTGTCAGCCGCTCTTGCAATACTTTTTGGCGCGTTAGCCTTTGTTTTTTGTAAAATAATTGCCATCCCATTTCTGCCTAAAGAGATTGCCTGTCTTTTTTCTTCCTCCATCGGGTTCTTAATCGGAGAATATCTAAGTTCTCTAAAAAAAGAGGCCATAAAGATAGGTTAA
- a CDS encoding class I SAM-dependent methyltransferase, which yields MKKTFIFYFLSLILINQAAPLRGTENSFSEEESFLVGRLKKQDKRYPTFLLALQLLKELKAKTLVETGTARNGDQNFWGDGGSTIIFADWASKNNALLHSVDISPLAIQYAKAASAPYKDNIQFTVGDSITFLKNFNKPIDFLYLDSFDFELDNPFPSQNHHLKELIAAYSKLHDKTVIMIDDCDLPHGGKGKLAIEFLTKKGWIVLHSGYQVILVSNKF from the coding sequence ATGAAAAAAACTTTTATCTTCTATTTTTTGAGTCTAATCTTAATTAATCAAGCGGCTCCTTTAAGAGGCACTGAGAATTCTTTCTCAGAAGAAGAAAGCTTTTTAGTAGGCCGGCTTAAAAAACAAGATAAGCGCTACCCCACTTTTCTATTAGCCTTACAGCTTTTAAAAGAATTGAAGGCGAAAACTCTTGTAGAAACTGGCACTGCAAGAAATGGGGACCAAAACTTTTGGGGAGATGGTGGGTCGACGATTATTTTTGCAGACTGGGCCTCTAAAAATAATGCTTTATTACATTCTGTAGACATTAGCCCTCTTGCCATTCAATATGCAAAGGCAGCTTCCGCTCCCTATAAAGACAACATCCAATTTACAGTCGGAGATTCCATAACTTTTCTAAAAAACTTTAATAAACCGATTGATTTTTTATATTTAGATAGTTTCGATTTTGAGCTTGATAACCCCTTCCCTTCACAAAACCATCACTTAAAAGAATTGATTGCAGCTTATTCTAAGCTCCATGATAAAACAGTTATTATGATCGATGACTGCGATCTGCCCCATGGAGGCAAAGGAAAACTGGCCATCGAGTTTTTAACGAAAAAAGGCTGGATCGTTCTCCATAGCGGGTATCAAGTAATTTTGGTTTCTAACAAATTTTAA
- a CDS encoding MC/SLC25 family protein — translation MSSENNNGFFSQAFTGIASSLPAVYAIMPMITLKNKAIEHVTSGRKARGEPFVYDRNILSWYRGVTGFSASFVPTTLIQMVATGAFSEFFSPGAAAVSGGMASAIAVGPAEFVLIQQGKRKSGFVKTVQYMVQNHGIPVFYKGFTLTAGREGVFTYSYMELAPRIKAWMREKGATETQSNFIGGPAAGVFAAIVSQPLDVLKTRMQQEICSMKDAKASFKTVELFTGVGWRMLMVSTAIGIMSYVQGEIKKFQ, via the coding sequence ATGTCTTCAGAAAATAATAATGGCTTTTTTAGCCAAGCTTTTACAGGAATTGCCTCATCCCTACCGGCAGTTTATGCAATTATGCCCATGATTACTTTGAAAAATAAAGCGATTGAGCATGTGACCTCAGGTCGCAAAGCTCGGGGCGAGCCTTTCGTTTATGACAGAAATATCCTCTCTTGGTATAGGGGCGTGACGGGCTTTTCAGCAAGCTTTGTACCAACAACGCTTATCCAAATGGTAGCAACAGGCGCATTTTCCGAGTTTTTTAGCCCGGGCGCAGCAGCAGTCTCAGGGGGCATGGCTTCAGCTATTGCCGTAGGCCCTGCAGAATTCGTTTTAATTCAGCAAGGAAAAAGAAAATCCGGGTTTGTTAAAACTGTACAGTACATGGTTCAAAATCATGGCATCCCAGTTTTTTATAAAGGATTTACGCTGACCGCCGGAAGAGAAGGGGTGTTTACTTATTCTTATATGGAATTGGCTCCTAGAATAAAAGCATGGATGAGAGAAAAAGGCGCAACTGAAACACAAAGCAATTTCATCGGCGGTCCAGCAGCCGGAGTTTTTGCGGCAATTGTTAGCCAGCCTCTTGATGTTTTAAAAACAAGAATGCAGCAAGAAATCTGCAGCATGAAAGATGCTAAAGCCAGCTTTAAAACAGTTGAATTATTCACAGGGGTTGGTTGGCGGATGTTGATGGTAAGCACTGCCATAGGCATCATGTCCTATGTTCAAGGCGAAATCAAGAAATTCCAGTAA